One genomic segment of Kogia breviceps isolate mKogBre1 chromosome 11, mKogBre1 haplotype 1, whole genome shotgun sequence includes these proteins:
- the DCTN1 gene encoding dynactin subunit 1 isoform X3: protein MAQSKRHVYSRTPSGSRMSAEASARPLRVGSRVEVIGKGYRGTVAYVGATLFATGKWVGVILDEAKGKNDGTVQGRKYFTCEEGHGIFVRQSQIQVFEDGADTTSPETPDSSASKVLRREGTDSNAKTSKLAPTARKTTTRRPKPTRPASTGVAGASSSLGPSGSASAGELSSSEPSTPAQTPLAAPMIPTPALTSPGAAAPLPSPSKEEEGLRAQVRDLEEKLETLRLKRAEDKAKLKELEKHKIQLEQVQEWKSKMQEQQADLQRRLKEARKEAKEALEAKERYMEEMADTADAIEMATLDKEMAEERAESLQQEVEALKERVDELTTDLEILKAEIEEKGSDGAASSYQLKQLEEQNARLKDALVRMRDLSSSEKQEHVKLQKLMEKKNQELEVVRQQRERLQEELSQAESTIDELKEQVDAALGAEEMVEMLTDRNLNLEEKVRELRETVGDLEAMNEMNDELQENARETELELREQLDMAGARVREAQKRVEAAQETVADYQQTIKKYRQLTAHLQDVNRELTNQQEASVERQQQPPPETFDFKIKFAETKAHAKAIEMELRQMEVAQANRHMSLLTAFMPDSFLRPGGDHDCVLVLLLMPRLICKAELIRKQAQEKFELSENCSERPGLRGAVGEQLSFAAGLVYSLSLLQATLHRYEHALSQCNVDVYKKVGSLYPEMSAHERSLDFLIELLHKDQLDETVNVEPLTKAIKYYQHLYSIHLSEQPEDSTIQLADHIKFTQSALDCMSVEVGRLRAFLQGGQEASDIALLLRDLETSCSDIRQFCKKIRRRMPGTDAPGIPAALAFGPQVSDTLLDCRKHLTWVVAVLQEVAAAAAQLIAPLAENEGLPVAALEELAFKASEQIYGTPSSSPYECLRQSCNILISTMNKLATAMQEGEYDAERPPSKPPPVELRAAALRAEITDAEGLGLKLEDRETVIKELKKSLKIKGEELSEANVRLSLLEKKLDSAAKDADERIEKVQTRLEETQALLRKKEKEFEETMDALQADIDQLEAEKAELKQRLNSQSKRTIEGLRGPPPSGIATLVSGIAGGSTSGQALGSVPGPGLVKDSPLLLQQISAMRLHISQLQHENSILKGAQMKASLAALPPLHVAKLSLLPREGPGSDLAAGVLYRKTNQLLETLNQLSTHTHVVDITRTSPAAKSPSAQLLEQVAQLKALSDTIEKLKDEVLKETVSQRPGATVPTDFATFPSSAFLRAKEEQQDDTVYMGKVTFSCAAGLGQRHRLVLTQEQLHQLHGRLIS from the exons ATGGCCCAGAGCAAGAGGCACGTGTACAGCCGG ACTCCCAGCGGCAGCAGAATGAGTGCGGAGGCAAGTGCCCGGCCTCTGCGAGTGGGCTCCCGTGTGGAGGTGATTGGAAAAGGCTACCGTGGCACTGTGGCCTATGTTGGAGCCACGCTATTTGCCACTGGCAAATGGGTAGGTGTGATTCTGGATGAAGCAAAAGGCAAGAATGATGGAACTGTCCAAGGCAGGAAGTACTTCACTTGTGAGGAAGGGCATGGCATCTTTGTGCGCCAATCCCAG ATCCAGGTATTTGAAGATGGAGCAGATACTACTTCCCCAGAGACACCTGATTCTTCTGCCTCAAAGGTCCTCAGAAGAG AGGGAACTGACTCAAATGCAAAGACCAGCAAACTG GCACCGACAGCCCGAAAG ACTACAACCCGGCGGCCCAAG CCCACCCGCCCAGCCAGCACTGGGGTAGCTGGGGCCAGTAGTTCCCTGGGCCCCTCTGGCTCAGCATCAGCAGGTGAGCTGAGCAGCAGTGAGCCCAGCACCCCAGCTCAGACTCCTCTGGCGGCACCCATGATCCCCACGCCAGCCCTCACCTCTCCTGGAGCAGCCGCACCGCTTCCTTCCCCGTCTAAG gaggaggaggggctgagagCCCAAGTGCGGGACCTGGAGGAGAAACTGGAGACCCTGCGACTGAAACGTGCAGAAGACAAGGCAAAGCTAAAAGAGCTGGAGAAACACAAGATTCAGCTGGAGCAGGTGCAGGAATGGAAAAGCAAAATGCAAGAGCAGCAGGCAGACCTGCAGCGGCGCCTCAAGGAGGCTCGGAAG GAAGCCAAGGAGGCCCTAGAGGCAAAGGAACGCTACATGGAGGAGATGGCTGACACTGCCGATGCCATCGAGATGGCCACTCTGGATAAGGAGATGGCCGAAGAGCGGGCTGAGTCCCTACAGCAAGAGGTGGAGGCACTGAAGGAGCGTGTGGACGAGCTCACCACTGACTTGGAGATCCTCAAGGCTGAGATTGAAGAGAAGG GCTCAGATGGCGCTGCGTCTAGTTATCAGCTCAAGCAGCTTGAGGAGCAGAACGCCCGACTAAAGGATGCCCTAGTGAG AATGCGGGACCTTTCTTCCTCCGAGAAACAGGAGCACGTGAAACTCCAGAAGCTCATGGAAAAGAAGAACCAAGAGCTGGAAGTTGTGAGGCAACAGCGGGAGCGTCTGCAGGAGGAACTGAGCCAGGCAGAGAGCACCATCGATGAGCTCAAGGAGCAG GTGGATGCTGCTCTGGGTGCTGAGGAGATGGTGGAGATGCTGACAGACCGGAACCTGAATCTGGAAGAGAAAGTGCGGGAATTGAGAGAAACTGTGGGGGACTTG GAAGCAATGAATGAAATGAACGATGAGCTGCAGGAGAATGCACGTGAGACAGAACTGGAGCTGCGGGAGCAGCTGGATATGGCGGGTGCACGGGTGCGAGAGGCCCAGAAGCGTGTGGAGGCGGCCCAGGAGACAGTTGCAGACTATCAGCAAACCATCAAGAAGTATCGCCAGCTGACCGCCCACCTGCAG GATGTGAACCGGGAACTGACAAACCAGCAGGAAGCATCTGTGGAGAGGCAGCAGCAGCCACCCCCAGAGACTTTTGACTTCAAAATCAAGTTTGCTGAGACTAAGGCCCATGCCAAG GCAATTGAGATGGAACTGAGGCAGATGGAGGTGGCACAGGCCAACCGGCACATGTCCCTGCTGACAGCCTTCATGCCTGACAGCTTCCTTCGGCCAGGTGGGGACCATGACTGCGTCCTGGTGCTGCTGCTCATGCCTCGTCTAATTTGCAAG GCAGAGCTAATCCGGAAGCAGGCCCAGGAGAAATTTGAACTAAGTGAGAACTGTTCAGAGCGGCCAGGACTTCGCGGAGCTGTGGGGGAGCAGCTCAGCTTTGCTGCTGGGCTGGTGTATTCGCTGAGTTTGCTGCAGGCCACACTCCACCGTTACGAGCA TGCCCTCTCTCAGTGCAATGTGGACGTGTATAAGAAGGTGGGCAGCCTCTACCCTGAGATGAGTGCCCACGAACGCTCCTTGGATTTTCTCATTGAGCTGCTGCACAAGGATCAGCTGGACGAGACTGTCAACGTAGAGCCTCTCACCAAAGCCATCAAGTACTACCAG CATCTGTACAGCATCCACCTCTCTGAACAACCGGAGGACAGTACCATACAGCTGGCTGACCACATTAAG TTCACCCAGAGTGCCCTGGACTGCATGAGTGTGGAGGTGGGACGGCTGCGGGCCTTTTTGCAG GGTGGGCAGGAGGCTTCAGATATTGCCCTCCTGCTCCGGGACCTGGAAACTTCGTGCAGTGATATCCGGCAGTTCTGCAAGAAGATCCGGAGGCGAATGCCAGGGACAGATGCTCCTGGGATCCCAGCTGCACTGGCCTTTGGACCACAG GTATCCGACACACTCCTAGACTGCAGGAAACACCTGACGTGGGTGGTGGCTGTGCTGCAGGAGGTGGCCGCTGCAGCTGCCCAGCTCATTGCCCCGCTGGCAGAGAATGAAGGCCTGCCTGTGGCTGCCCTGGAGGAGCTGGCTTTCAAAGCAAGCGAGCAG ATCTACGGGACACCCTCCAGCAGCCCCTATGAGTGTCTGCGCCAGTCATGCAACATCTTGATCAGTACGATGAACAAATTGGCCACAGCCATGCAGGAGGGAGAGTATGATGCAGAACGGCCCCCTAGCAAG CCTCCCCCAGTTGAGCTGCGGGCTGCAGCCCTTCGTGCAGAGATCACAGATGCTGAAGGCCTGGGCTTGAAGCTTGAAGATCGAGAGACAGTTATTAAGGAGTTGAAGAAGTCACTGAAGATCAAG GGAGAAGAGCTCAGTGAGGCCAATGTGCGGCTGAGCCTCCTGGAGAAGAAGCTGGACAGTGCAGCCAAGGATGCAGATGAGCGCATCGAGAAAGTCCAGACTCGGCTGGAGGAGACCCAGGCGCTGCTGCGGAAGAAGGAGAA AGAGTTTGAGGAGACGATGGATGCACTTCAGGCTGACATCGACCAGCTGGAGGCAGAGAAAGCAGAGTTAAAGCAGCGATTGAACAGCCAGTCCAAGCGCACGATTGAGGGGCTCCGGGGTCCCCCTCCCTCGGGTATTGCTACCCTGGTGTCTGGCATTGCTGGTG GAAGTACCTCTGGGCAGGCTCTGGGATCTGTGCCAGGCCCAGGGCTAGTGAAGGACTCACCACTGCTGCTTCAGCAGATCTCTGCCATGAGGTTGCACATCTCCCAGCTCCAGCATGAGAACAGCATCCTCAAG GGAGCCCAGATGAAGGCATCCTTAGCAGCCCTGCCCCCTCTGCACGTGGCAAAGCTTTCTCTCCTACCCCGTGAGGGCCCTGGCAGTGATCTAGCTGCTGGAGTGCTGTATCGTAAGACTAACCAGCTGCTGGAGACATTGAATCAGTTGAGCACACACACCCATGTCGTGGACATCACCCGCACCAGCCCTG CTGCCAAGAGCCCATCGGCCCAGCTCCTGGAGCAAGTGGCTCAGCTCAAGGCCCTAAGCGACACCATTGAGAAGCTCAAG GATGAGGTCCTTAAGGAGACCGTATCTCAGCGCCCTGGAGCCACAGTCCCCACTGACTTTGCCACCTTCCCTTCATCAGCCTTCCTCAGG GCCAAGGAAGAGCAGCAGGACGACACTGTATACATGGGCAAAGTGACCTTCTCGTGTGCTGCTGGCCTTGGACAGCGACACCGGCTGGTGCTCACCCAGGAGCAGCTGCACCAGCTTCATGGTCGCCTCATCTCCTAA
- the DCTN1 gene encoding dynactin subunit 1 isoform X7: MAQSKRHVYSRTPSGSRMSAEASARPLRVGSRVEVIGKGYRGTVAYVGATLFATGKWVGVILDEAKGKNDGTVQGRKYFTCEEGHGIFVRQSQIQVFEDGADTTSPETPDSSASKVLRREGTDSNAKTSKLPTRPASTGVAGASSSLGPSGSASAGELSSSEPSTPAQTPLAAPMIPTPALTSPGAAAPLPSPSKEEEGLRAQVRDLEEKLETLRLKRAEDKAKLKELEKHKIQLEQVQEWKSKMQEQQADLQRRLKEARKEAKEALEAKERYMEEMADTADAIEMATLDKEMAEERAESLQQEVEALKERVDELTTDLEILKAEIEEKGSDGAASSYQLKQLEEQNARLKDALVRMRDLSSSEKQEHVKLQKLMEKKNQELEVVRQQRERLQEELSQAESTIDELKEQVDAALGAEEMVEMLTDRNLNLEEKVRELRETVGDLEAMNEMNDELQENARETELELREQLDMAGARVREAQKRVEAAQETVADYQQTIKKYRQLTAHLQDVNRELTNQQEASVERQQQPPPETFDFKIKFAETKAHAKAIEMELRQMEVAQANRHMSLLTAFMPDSFLRPGGDHDCVLVLLLMPRLICKAELIRKQAQEKFELSENCSERPGLRGAVGEQLSFAAGLVYSLSLLQATLHRYEHALSQCNVDVYKKVGSLYPEMSAHERSLDFLIELLHKDQLDETVNVEPLTKAIKYYQHLYSIHLSEQPEDSTIQLADHIKFTQSALDCMSVEVGRLRAFLQGGQEASDIALLLRDLETSCSDIRQFCKKIRRRMPGTDAPGIPAALAFGPQVSDTLLDCRKHLTWVVAVLQEVAAAAAQLIAPLAENEGLPVAALEELAFKASEQIYGTPSSSPYECLRQSCNILISTMNKLATAMQEGEYDAERPPSKPPPVELRAAALRAEITDAEGLGLKLEDRETVIKELKKSLKIKGEELSEANVRLSLLEKKLDSAAKDADERIEKVQTRLEETQALLRKKEKEFEETMDALQADIDQLEAEKAELKQRLNSQSKRTIEGLRGPPPSGIATLVSGIAGGSTSGQALGSVPGPGLVKDSPLLLQQISAMRLHISQLQHENSILKGAQMKASLAALPPLHVAKLSLLPREGPGSDLAAGVLYRKTNQLLETLNQLSTHTHVVDITRTSPAAKSPSAQLLEQVAQLKALSDTIEKLKDEVLKETVSQRPGATVPTDFATFPSSAFLRAKEEQQDDTVYMGKVTFSCAAGLGQRHRLVLTQEQLHQLHGRLIS, from the exons ATGGCCCAGAGCAAGAGGCACGTGTACAGCCGG ACTCCCAGCGGCAGCAGAATGAGTGCGGAGGCAAGTGCCCGGCCTCTGCGAGTGGGCTCCCGTGTGGAGGTGATTGGAAAAGGCTACCGTGGCACTGTGGCCTATGTTGGAGCCACGCTATTTGCCACTGGCAAATGGGTAGGTGTGATTCTGGATGAAGCAAAAGGCAAGAATGATGGAACTGTCCAAGGCAGGAAGTACTTCACTTGTGAGGAAGGGCATGGCATCTTTGTGCGCCAATCCCAG ATCCAGGTATTTGAAGATGGAGCAGATACTACTTCCCCAGAGACACCTGATTCTTCTGCCTCAAAGGTCCTCAGAAGAG AGGGAACTGACTCAAATGCAAAGACCAGCAAACTG CCCACCCGCCCAGCCAGCACTGGGGTAGCTGGGGCCAGTAGTTCCCTGGGCCCCTCTGGCTCAGCATCAGCAGGTGAGCTGAGCAGCAGTGAGCCCAGCACCCCAGCTCAGACTCCTCTGGCGGCACCCATGATCCCCACGCCAGCCCTCACCTCTCCTGGAGCAGCCGCACCGCTTCCTTCCCCGTCTAAG gaggaggaggggctgagagCCCAAGTGCGGGACCTGGAGGAGAAACTGGAGACCCTGCGACTGAAACGTGCAGAAGACAAGGCAAAGCTAAAAGAGCTGGAGAAACACAAGATTCAGCTGGAGCAGGTGCAGGAATGGAAAAGCAAAATGCAAGAGCAGCAGGCAGACCTGCAGCGGCGCCTCAAGGAGGCTCGGAAG GAAGCCAAGGAGGCCCTAGAGGCAAAGGAACGCTACATGGAGGAGATGGCTGACACTGCCGATGCCATCGAGATGGCCACTCTGGATAAGGAGATGGCCGAAGAGCGGGCTGAGTCCCTACAGCAAGAGGTGGAGGCACTGAAGGAGCGTGTGGACGAGCTCACCACTGACTTGGAGATCCTCAAGGCTGAGATTGAAGAGAAGG GCTCAGATGGCGCTGCGTCTAGTTATCAGCTCAAGCAGCTTGAGGAGCAGAACGCCCGACTAAAGGATGCCCTAGTGAG AATGCGGGACCTTTCTTCCTCCGAGAAACAGGAGCACGTGAAACTCCAGAAGCTCATGGAAAAGAAGAACCAAGAGCTGGAAGTTGTGAGGCAACAGCGGGAGCGTCTGCAGGAGGAACTGAGCCAGGCAGAGAGCACCATCGATGAGCTCAAGGAGCAG GTGGATGCTGCTCTGGGTGCTGAGGAGATGGTGGAGATGCTGACAGACCGGAACCTGAATCTGGAAGAGAAAGTGCGGGAATTGAGAGAAACTGTGGGGGACTTG GAAGCAATGAATGAAATGAACGATGAGCTGCAGGAGAATGCACGTGAGACAGAACTGGAGCTGCGGGAGCAGCTGGATATGGCGGGTGCACGGGTGCGAGAGGCCCAGAAGCGTGTGGAGGCGGCCCAGGAGACAGTTGCAGACTATCAGCAAACCATCAAGAAGTATCGCCAGCTGACCGCCCACCTGCAG GATGTGAACCGGGAACTGACAAACCAGCAGGAAGCATCTGTGGAGAGGCAGCAGCAGCCACCCCCAGAGACTTTTGACTTCAAAATCAAGTTTGCTGAGACTAAGGCCCATGCCAAG GCAATTGAGATGGAACTGAGGCAGATGGAGGTGGCACAGGCCAACCGGCACATGTCCCTGCTGACAGCCTTCATGCCTGACAGCTTCCTTCGGCCAGGTGGGGACCATGACTGCGTCCTGGTGCTGCTGCTCATGCCTCGTCTAATTTGCAAG GCAGAGCTAATCCGGAAGCAGGCCCAGGAGAAATTTGAACTAAGTGAGAACTGTTCAGAGCGGCCAGGACTTCGCGGAGCTGTGGGGGAGCAGCTCAGCTTTGCTGCTGGGCTGGTGTATTCGCTGAGTTTGCTGCAGGCCACACTCCACCGTTACGAGCA TGCCCTCTCTCAGTGCAATGTGGACGTGTATAAGAAGGTGGGCAGCCTCTACCCTGAGATGAGTGCCCACGAACGCTCCTTGGATTTTCTCATTGAGCTGCTGCACAAGGATCAGCTGGACGAGACTGTCAACGTAGAGCCTCTCACCAAAGCCATCAAGTACTACCAG CATCTGTACAGCATCCACCTCTCTGAACAACCGGAGGACAGTACCATACAGCTGGCTGACCACATTAAG TTCACCCAGAGTGCCCTGGACTGCATGAGTGTGGAGGTGGGACGGCTGCGGGCCTTTTTGCAG GGTGGGCAGGAGGCTTCAGATATTGCCCTCCTGCTCCGGGACCTGGAAACTTCGTGCAGTGATATCCGGCAGTTCTGCAAGAAGATCCGGAGGCGAATGCCAGGGACAGATGCTCCTGGGATCCCAGCTGCACTGGCCTTTGGACCACAG GTATCCGACACACTCCTAGACTGCAGGAAACACCTGACGTGGGTGGTGGCTGTGCTGCAGGAGGTGGCCGCTGCAGCTGCCCAGCTCATTGCCCCGCTGGCAGAGAATGAAGGCCTGCCTGTGGCTGCCCTGGAGGAGCTGGCTTTCAAAGCAAGCGAGCAG ATCTACGGGACACCCTCCAGCAGCCCCTATGAGTGTCTGCGCCAGTCATGCAACATCTTGATCAGTACGATGAACAAATTGGCCACAGCCATGCAGGAGGGAGAGTATGATGCAGAACGGCCCCCTAGCAAG CCTCCCCCAGTTGAGCTGCGGGCTGCAGCCCTTCGTGCAGAGATCACAGATGCTGAAGGCCTGGGCTTGAAGCTTGAAGATCGAGAGACAGTTATTAAGGAGTTGAAGAAGTCACTGAAGATCAAG GGAGAAGAGCTCAGTGAGGCCAATGTGCGGCTGAGCCTCCTGGAGAAGAAGCTGGACAGTGCAGCCAAGGATGCAGATGAGCGCATCGAGAAAGTCCAGACTCGGCTGGAGGAGACCCAGGCGCTGCTGCGGAAGAAGGAGAA AGAGTTTGAGGAGACGATGGATGCACTTCAGGCTGACATCGACCAGCTGGAGGCAGAGAAAGCAGAGTTAAAGCAGCGATTGAACAGCCAGTCCAAGCGCACGATTGAGGGGCTCCGGGGTCCCCCTCCCTCGGGTATTGCTACCCTGGTGTCTGGCATTGCTGGTG GAAGTACCTCTGGGCAGGCTCTGGGATCTGTGCCAGGCCCAGGGCTAGTGAAGGACTCACCACTGCTGCTTCAGCAGATCTCTGCCATGAGGTTGCACATCTCCCAGCTCCAGCATGAGAACAGCATCCTCAAG GGAGCCCAGATGAAGGCATCCTTAGCAGCCCTGCCCCCTCTGCACGTGGCAAAGCTTTCTCTCCTACCCCGTGAGGGCCCTGGCAGTGATCTAGCTGCTGGAGTGCTGTATCGTAAGACTAACCAGCTGCTGGAGACATTGAATCAGTTGAGCACACACACCCATGTCGTGGACATCACCCGCACCAGCCCTG CTGCCAAGAGCCCATCGGCCCAGCTCCTGGAGCAAGTGGCTCAGCTCAAGGCCCTAAGCGACACCATTGAGAAGCTCAAG GATGAGGTCCTTAAGGAGACCGTATCTCAGCGCCCTGGAGCCACAGTCCCCACTGACTTTGCCACCTTCCCTTCATCAGCCTTCCTCAGG GCCAAGGAAGAGCAGCAGGACGACACTGTATACATGGGCAAAGTGACCTTCTCGTGTGCTGCTGGCCTTGGACAGCGACACCGGCTGGTGCTCACCCAGGAGCAGCTGCACCAGCTTCATGGTCGCCTCATCTCCTAA